In Myxocyprinus asiaticus isolate MX2 ecotype Aquarium Trade chromosome 16, UBuf_Myxa_2, whole genome shotgun sequence, a single window of DNA contains:
- the LOC127453968 gene encoding nectin-4-like isoform X2, producing the protein MDSHNVIIFLMLYHSTVLTVLQGQRIHTVPEVVGYQGHDVTLPCSYNGDPEDKLSQVEWTLRNQSSESTSLKIIILSPTLGIHIHETFLKDRVSFSKNSSLISFLASIIIKDVKKSDQGVYSCEYAIFPSGSYKGETTLKVIEEELAIPATAPVLLIYFTSSLDMTQRPDVPQQDVIYADVTILKPGRVNKNLSKADVEYAAVFSSRSGSSSLRGLANQQAFGDHTAEQESVYAQVKKD; encoded by the exons ATGGACTCGCATAATGTGATAATTTTTTTGATGCTGTATCACAGCACAGTGTTAACTG TACTGCAAGGTCAGAGAATTCATACTGTTCCTGAGGTTGTTGGGTACCAGGGTCATGATGTCACACTGCCATGCAGCTATAATGGAGACCCAGAAGATAAACTATCACAAGTTGAGTGGACCTTGAGAAATCAGTCCAGTGAAAGCACATCTCTGAAAATCATCATCCTTAGTCCAACACTTGGCATCCATATCCACGAAACATTCCTGAAAGACAGAGTCAGCTTCAGTAAAAACTCCTCTCTGATCTCCTTTCTGGCTTCCATCATCATCAAAGATGTGAAAAAGTCTGATCAGGGAGTTTATAGCTGTGAATATGCAATCTTCCCTAGTGGGAGTTATAAAGGAGAAACCACTCTTAAAGTCATAGAAG AAGAGCTGGCAATACCGGCTACAGCACCAGTTCTGCTTATT TACTTTACCTCTTCACTAGACATGACTCAGAGGCCTGATGTTCCACAACAG GATGTCATATACGCTGATGTCACAATACTCAAACCAGGCAGAGTCAATAAAAACTTGTCAAAGGCTGATGTGGAATATGCAGCAGTTTTCTCCAGTCGTTCTGGATCATCATCTCTGCGAGGCTTAGCCAATCAACAGGCTTTTGGTGACCACACAGCAGAGCAGGAATCTGTGTATGCACAGGTGAAAAAAGACTGA
- the LOC127453968 gene encoding uncharacterized protein LOC127453968 isoform X1, with the protein MDSHNVIIFLMLYHSTVLTVLQGQRIHTVPEVVGYQGHDVTLPCSYNGDPEDKLSQVEWTLRNQSSESTSLKIIILSPTLGIHIHETFLKDRVSFSKNSSLISFLASIIIKDVKKSDQGVYSCEYAIFPSGSYKGETTLKVIEGKPPVLSTSEVAGIVTVVMLIIMIPAFVGYLFLIKRRRAGNTGYSTSSAYYMTQRPDVPQQDVIYADVTILKPGRVNKNLSKADVEYAAVFSSRSGSSSLRGLANQQAFGDHTAEQESVYAQVKKD; encoded by the exons ATGGACTCGCATAATGTGATAATTTTTTTGATGCTGTATCACAGCACAGTGTTAACTG TACTGCAAGGTCAGAGAATTCATACTGTTCCTGAGGTTGTTGGGTACCAGGGTCATGATGTCACACTGCCATGCAGCTATAATGGAGACCCAGAAGATAAACTATCACAAGTTGAGTGGACCTTGAGAAATCAGTCCAGTGAAAGCACATCTCTGAAAATCATCATCCTTAGTCCAACACTTGGCATCCATATCCACGAAACATTCCTGAAAGACAGAGTCAGCTTCAGTAAAAACTCCTCTCTGATCTCCTTTCTGGCTTCCATCATCATCAAAGATGTGAAAAAGTCTGATCAGGGAGTTTATAGCTGTGAATATGCAATCTTCCCTAGTGGGAGTTATAAAGGAGAAACCACTCTTAAAGTCATAGAAG GTAAGCCTCCTGTGCTGTCTACCTCTGAGGTCGCTGGAATTGTGACTGTTGTAATGCTAATCATTATGATTCCAGCTTTTGTGGGATATTTATTCCTGATCAAGAGACG AAGAGCTGGCAATACCGGCTACAGCACCAGTTCTGCTTATT ACATGACTCAGAGGCCTGATGTTCCACAACAG GATGTCATATACGCTGATGTCACAATACTCAAACCAGGCAGAGTCAATAAAAACTTGTCAAAGGCTGATGTGGAATATGCAGCAGTTTTCTCCAGTCGTTCTGGATCATCATCTCTGCGAGGCTTAGCCAATCAACAGGCTTTTGGTGACCACACAGCAGAGCAGGAATCTGTGTATGCACAGGTGAAAAAAGACTGA
- the LOC127453943 gene encoding glutamate receptor ionotropic, kainate 5-like isoform X3: protein MLDDNLDPTPLLKEIRDDKIATIIIDANASISYLILKKASELGMTSAFYKYILTTMDFPLLWLDDIVDDQSNIVGFSMFNTSHPFYLEFIRSLNLSWREGCEMNPYPGPALSSALLFDAVHVVVSAVQELNRSQEIGVKPLSCTSPQIWQHGTSLMNYLRMVEYDGLTGRVEFNSKGQRTNYTLHILEKHRGGHKEIGIWYSNNTLLMNSTILDINVSETLANKSLIVTTILENPYVMRKVNYQEFEGNEQYEGFCVDMLRELADILKFTFHIKLVDDGLYGAPEPNGSWTGMVGELVNRKADLAVAAFTITSEREKVIDFSKPFMTLGISILYRVHIGRKPGYFSFLDPFSPAVWLFMLLAYLAVSCVLFLSARLSPYEWYNPHPCLRECRDLLENQYTLGNSLWFPVGGFMQQGSEIMPRALSTRCVSGVWWAFTLIIISSYTANLAAFLTVQRMEAPIESPDDLADQTNIQYGTIHGGSTMTFFMNSRYQTYQRMWNYMYSKQPSVFVKSTEEGIARVLNSKYAFLLESTMNEYHRSLNCNLTQIGGLLDTKGYGIGMPLGSPFRDEISLAVLQLQENNRLEILKRRWWEGGQCPKEEDHRAKGLGMENIGGIFVVLICGLIIAVFVAVMEFVWSTRRSAETDEVRPLSCDRPYHSHNTMSVCQEMLTEFQNAVSCKKSSHLRRRRPLSSSLALRHPTRITLGAPRPLRLVREMRLSNGKLYSGTGPLTGGSGAGGAPPDMGPGPQRLLEGPLSANSTPAAALGPPAVTVPLPRGCTHVRICQECRRIQSLRTTTCTRIPPSSAPLPRLALPPPHSSSNTDSEGGGGHSPCRIGHSPPAKGCTLAPPQSSIKTDLLGEQK from the exons GCATCAGAGTTGGGAATGACATCAGCATTTTACAAGTACATTCTCACCACTATG gacttCCCATTGTTGTGGTTGGATGATATAGTGGATGATCAGTCCAATATTGTGGGCTTCTCAATGTTCAACACCTCCCACCCATTTTACCTGGAGTTTATCAGGAGCCTTAACCTGTCCTGGAGAGAGGGCTGTGAAATGAACCCATACCCTGGACCAGCA ctgtCATCAGCACTGCTGTTTGATGCGGTTCATGTGGTGGTGAGTGCAGTGCAGGAACTGAACCGCAGTCAGGAGATTGGCGTCAAACCTCTCAGCTGCACCTCTCCTCAAATCTGGCAGCACGGAACCAGCCTCATGAACTATCTGCGAATG GTGGAGTATGATGGATTGACAGGTCGAGTTGAGTTCAACAGCAAAGGCCAGAGGACAAATTACACTCTCCACATCCTGGAGAAGCACAGGGGAGGCCACAAagag ATTGGGATCTGGTACTCAAATAACACTCTGCTGATGAACTCCACCATTCTGGACATCAACGTCTCTGAAACTCTGGCCAACAAGAGCCTCATCGTCACCACCATATTG gaAAACCCGTATGTGATGAGAAAAGTGAATTATCAGGAGTTTGAGGGGAACGAGCAGTATGAGGGGTTTTGTGTAGACATGTTGAGAGAGCTAGCTGATATCCTCAAGTTCACCTTCCACATTAAACTGGTGGATGATGGACTGTATGGGGCACCTGAACCCAATGGCTCGTGGACGGGCATGGTGGGAGAGCTGGTCAACAGA AAAGCTGATTTAGCAGTAGCTGCTTTTACCATCACGTCTGAGAGAGAGAAGGTCATTGACTTCTCAAAACCCTTTATGACCTTGGGCATCAGTATTCTCTACAGAGTCCATATA GGCAGGAAGCCAGGTTATTTCTCCTTCCTGGATCCCTTCTCACCGGCTGTTTGGCTCTTCATGCTGCTGGCTTACCTTGCTGTCAGCTGTGTGCTTTTCCTTTCTGCtag GTTGAGTCCGTATGAATGGTATAACCCTCACCCATGTCTGCGTGAGTGCAGAGACCTGCTGGAGAACCAGTATACTCTTGGAAACAGCCTGTGGTTTCCTGTAGGGGGCTTCATGCAGCAGGGATCTGAGATCATGCCCCGAGCCCTCTCCACACGATGCGTTAGTGGGGTCTG GTGGGCATTCACTCTCATAATAATCTCCTCATACACAGCCAATCTGGCTGCGTTTCTGACCGTGCAAAGAATGGAAGCACCAATCGAATCACCTGATGACCTGGCTGATCAAACCAACATCCAGTATGGCACCATTCATGGAGGAAGCACCATGACCTTTTTTATG AACTCTCGTTATCAAACGTATCAGCGGATGTGGAACTACATGTACTCTAAGCAGCCCAGTGTATTTGTGAAGAGCACAGAGGAAGGCATTGCAAGAGTCTTAAACTCCAAGTATGCCTTTCTTCTGGAGAGCACCATGAACGAGTACCACCGCAGTCTCAACTGCAACCTCACCCAGATCGGAGGCTTGCTGGACACCAAGGGTTACGGCATTGGAATGCCACTGG gttCCCCATTCAGAGATGAGATTAGTCTGGCAGTGTTGCAGCTGCAGGAGAATAACAGGTTGGAGATCCTGAAGAGAAGGTGGTGGGAGGGTGGGCAGTGTCCCAAAGAGGAGGACCACCGTGCCAAAG GTCTTGGGATGGAGAACATTGGTGGTATATTTGTGGTTTTAATCTGTGGGCTGATTATTGCTGTGTTTGTGGCTGTTATGGAGTTTGTGTGGTCCACACGCCGATCAGCTGAAACAGACGAGGTACGGCCTCTCTCCTGCGACCGCCCATATCACAGTCACAATACA ATGTCGGTGTGTCAGGAGATGTTGACGGAGTTCCAAAACGCTGTCTCTTGCAAGAAGAGTTCACATCTGCGCCGCCGTCGACCCCTTTCCAGCTCTTTGGCCCTTCGTCACCCCACTCGCATTACTCTAGGGGCCCCGCGCCCTCTGCGCCTTGTCAGAGAGATGCGCCTTAGCAATGGAAAGCTCTACAGTGGTACTGGACCCCTAACAGGAGGTTCAGGGGCTGGAGGAGCCCCCCCTGACATGGGTCCAGGGCCTCAACGACTCTTGGAGGGCCCGTTAAGTGCCAACAGCACCCCTGCAGCAGCCCTGGGTCCACCTGCAGTGACAGTGCCTCTGCCACGGGGCTGCACTCATGTGCGCATCTGCCAGGAGTGCCGGCGTATCCAGAGTCTCCGCACAACCACCTGCACACGCATCCCTCCCTCCTCAGCACCTTTGCCTCGCCTGGCCCTGCCCCCTCCACACTCATCATCCAATACAGACAGCGAAGGTGGTGGGGGGCACAGCCCTTGCCGGATAGGCCACTCCCCACCAGCAAAAGGCTGCACTTTAGCCCCACCTCAGTCTAGCATCAAAACAGACTTACTGGGAGAGCAGAAATGA